A genomic window from Bacillus marinisedimentorum includes:
- a CDS encoding SHOCT domain-containing protein, translating to MMGWGFNGAGNCFGFAGAGGWGGMLGFGIQLIILLIIVFAGIKLFKSTTNHGNPNNLALSILEERFVKGEISEEDFVHKKEVLKS from the coding sequence ATGATGGGCTGGGGATTTAATGGAGCGGGTAACTGCTTCGGATTTGCCGGTGCGGGAGGATGGGGAGGTATGCTCGGTTTTGGCATTCAATTAATAATCCTCCTGATTATTGTCTTTGCCGGCATAAAACTTTTCAAGAGCACAACAAATCATGGAAATCCAAACAATCTTGCACTTTCCATTTTGGAAGAACGTTTTGTAAAAGGTGAAATCAGTGAAGAAGATTTTGTTCATAAGAAAGAAGTATTAAAAAGTTAA
- a CDS encoding multicopper oxidase family protein, whose product MWEKRLHFSDGKFATYKDIENGRYFTLDAQKIRHDVLPGVTLDGMGYNGSTPGPLIVVKQGEWVAIKVNIHLDEATSLHVHGLAKPNSQDGVPDIEPTPSIKPGESYTYRFNAWQAGTFFYHSGNPLHITRGMLGGVIVLPIDEREVPHRDYVLILQQWELPQPPKGRIEKGVFEPLKFDQNPNFFTINGKAFPETTPSETRYGERIRFRFINKSSTSHSMHLHGHDFRLIEVDGFPRSEYMDTVDVPSGRRNSIEFWSNNPGIWAVNGTKTFHQTNNGVTPGGMITRLVYKE is encoded by the coding sequence TTGTGGGAGAAACGTCTGCACTTTTCTGACGGGAAGTTTGCAACGTATAAAGACATTGAAAATGGCCGGTACTTTACACTTGATGCCCAAAAGATCCGCCATGATGTTTTGCCGGGTGTTACACTTGACGGAATGGGCTACAACGGATCGACACCAGGGCCGCTTATTGTTGTCAAGCAAGGTGAATGGGTGGCGATTAAAGTCAATATTCACCTTGATGAGGCGACTTCTCTGCATGTCCACGGCCTGGCGAAACCGAACAGCCAGGATGGGGTGCCGGACATTGAACCGACGCCTTCAATTAAACCGGGGGAGAGCTACACATATAGATTCAATGCATGGCAGGCAGGGACATTTTTCTATCATTCCGGGAATCCCTTGCATATAACACGCGGAATGCTGGGTGGTGTTATTGTGCTGCCTATTGACGAGAGGGAAGTGCCTCATCGCGATTATGTATTGATCCTTCAACAGTGGGAATTGCCGCAGCCACCAAAGGGCAGGATTGAAAAAGGAGTTTTTGAACCTTTAAAGTTCGATCAGAACCCTAACTTTTTTACGATTAACGGAAAAGCTTTCCCGGAAACCACACCTTCAGAGACCAGGTACGGAGAAAGAATCCGGTTTCGCTTTATCAATAAATCGAGCACATCGCATTCGATGCACTTGCACGGACATGATTTCAGGTTGATTGAAGTTGACGGTTTTCCGCGAAGTGAATACATGGATACAGTTGATGTTCCTTCCGGACGGAGGAACAGTATTGAGTTTTGGTCCAACAATCCCGGAATATGGGCGGTAAACGGCACCAAAACATTCCATCAGACGAATAATGGGGTGACTCCTGGAGGAATGATCACGAGGCTTGTCTATAAAGAATAG
- a CDS encoding plastocyanin/azurin family copper-binding protein, whose product MNGRQKGCYLIFSLAAAVGLMAGCSVNEEASPQEDKQPEKTELAQQKDETDQPEETQQQGEETAKKTGEKDQGDNIIEISAYEMGYTPPSITFEKGKEYELVMHNEGKVFHDLTAKKLDVQVTYMGDMPDHPEEVSFLKGLLKMKKAYAEGDHDGGHGEEMNYIHMNASPGQTVRIKFIPEETGEFKFFCSVPGHEEAGMHGGFAVESQ is encoded by the coding sequence GTGAATGGAAGACAAAAAGGCTGTTATTTAATATTCAGTTTAGCGGCTGCAGTTGGTTTAATGGCAGGATGTTCTGTCAATGAAGAGGCTTCACCGCAGGAGGACAAACAACCGGAAAAGACAGAACTTGCACAGCAAAAGGATGAAACAGATCAGCCGGAAGAGACACAGCAACAGGGTGAAGAAACAGCTAAGAAAACCGGGGAAAAAGATCAAGGAGACAACATAATCGAAATCTCTGCTTATGAAATGGGATATACTCCTCCTTCCATCACCTTTGAAAAAGGGAAGGAGTATGAGCTGGTCATGCATAATGAGGGAAAAGTATTTCATGACTTAACAGCGAAGAAACTTGATGTCCAGGTCACTTATATGGGAGATATGCCTGACCACCCGGAGGAAGTGTCTTTCTTAAAAGGCCTATTAAAAATGAAAAAGGCGTATGCCGAGGGTGACCATGACGGCGGCCATGGTGAGGAAATGAATTACATCCATATGAATGCCAGCCCCGGTCAAACGGTCAGAATTAAATTTATCCCGGAAGAAACAGGGGAGTTCAAGTTTTTCTGCAGTGTGCCCGGCCATGAAGAAGCAGGCATGCATGGCGGCTTTGCAGTGGAAAGTCAATAA
- a CDS encoding sensor histidine kinase produces MKKISFKLGVLFLVFMLIIESLWFFILYTGLANDRIDEEIQALLARGNSHRDVLEKNFDQSTISHVALMESETETAVVITDGQGNILGSSNEITTDMSDHIADPNEEIGGEGEVLENKWQDASHISTVSPIMVDGERQGLVYMFLNTSFLQNTINRLSSQFLGVGAFSLLFTVATIFILTRLITIPLVRMKEATQDISEGKLTVSLEYDRNDELGELARTIQKLASSLERLRRERNEFLSAISHELRTPLTYLKGYADIAGRGSLPEEERQKYLGILKEEAAHLARLVQGLFDLAKMDQHEFKIDRQNVALCSFLEEVRTKTIHMYNEKKVHLELDCREPIAAYIDPVRFEQVMINLIDNALKHTPAGKRVLLKARSERNHITIEVADEGIGIPERELPYIFDRLYRVEKSRSRESGGSGLGLAIAKEIVELHEGTISAASKVHTGTTITIRLKRSVDHGPNSAG; encoded by the coding sequence TTGAAAAAAATATCCTTCAAACTCGGAGTTTTATTTCTTGTTTTTATGCTGATCATTGAGTCGCTCTGGTTCTTTATTTTATACACCGGCCTTGCCAATGACCGGATTGATGAAGAAATCCAGGCATTACTGGCAAGAGGAAACAGCCACAGGGATGTGCTTGAAAAAAACTTTGATCAATCAACAATTTCCCATGTCGCTTTGATGGAATCAGAGACGGAAACCGCAGTCGTTATCACAGATGGGCAAGGGAACATACTCGGCAGCTCAAATGAGATAACAACTGATATGTCTGATCATATCGCGGATCCTAATGAAGAAATAGGTGGGGAAGGCGAAGTGTTAGAAAATAAGTGGCAGGATGCATCGCATATTTCGACCGTCAGCCCAATCATGGTGGATGGGGAACGGCAGGGACTTGTTTATATGTTTTTGAATACCTCATTCCTGCAAAACACGATCAACCGGTTAAGCAGCCAATTTTTGGGTGTGGGAGCGTTTTCACTGCTGTTTACCGTCGCTACAATTTTCATCCTGACGCGCTTGATCACAATTCCGCTTGTCCGGATGAAAGAAGCCACCCAGGATATCAGTGAAGGCAAGCTTACTGTTTCGCTGGAATATGACAGAAACGATGAGCTGGGGGAGCTTGCCAGGACGATTCAAAAGCTTGCCAGCAGCCTTGAACGGCTCAGGAGGGAGCGAAATGAATTTTTATCCGCTATCTCACACGAACTGCGCACTCCATTGACTTATTTGAAAGGGTATGCCGATATTGCCGGCCGTGGGTCTCTTCCGGAAGAAGAGCGACAAAAGTACCTCGGCATCTTGAAAGAGGAAGCGGCCCATCTTGCCAGGCTTGTCCAGGGGCTTTTTGACCTTGCCAAAATGGACCAGCATGAATTCAAGATTGACAGGCAGAACGTTGCGCTTTGCAGTTTCCTGGAAGAAGTGCGAACGAAAACGATCCATATGTATAATGAAAAAAAGGTGCATCTGGAACTTGATTGCCGGGAGCCAATAGCCGCATATATAGATCCGGTCCGCTTTGAGCAGGTAATGATAAACCTGATTGACAATGCATTAAAGCACACTCCTGCAGGCAAAAGGGTTCTTTTAAAAGCGCGATCTGAACGAAATCATATAACCATTGAAGTTGCTGATGAAGGAATCGGCATCCCTGAACGTGAATTGCCTTATATATTCGACCGGCTGTACCGTGTTGAGAAATCCAGGTCCCGTGAAAGTGGAGGAAGCGGGCTGGGCCTTGCGATAGCAAAAGAAATTGTGGAACTTCACGAGGGAACCATTTCTGCTGCAAGCAAAGTTCACACAGGTACAACGATAACAATTCGGTTAAAAAGGAGTGTTGATCATGGCCCAAATTCTGCTGGTTGA
- a CDS encoding F510_1955 family glycosylhydrolase has protein sequence MKKTIMASALSTVLLLGACSGDETAEPETDQQGEETQNGEKSKESNKNKEENQKQNTESFTLPAESDFYKEASDKQVEHIHGIGYAGGKDAVFAASHEGLIAYQDGKWYETKEENHDYMGFQAVDSGFFASGHPESGSDLKNPLGLVKSENGGKSFEKQAFYGETDFHHMTAGYNNHMIYVVNQQPNSELQSGVYYSENEGENWKESKIEGFPAKPVALYAHPQENNKVAVAAADGIYLSDDYADTFKKVTESFPATAMAFKPEGGFIAATLRDEKAGLAVYSKESEKQKDIALPDISDDVIYYVAVSPENPEEFVISTEQNNMYQTKDAGENWTQLMDAGELLTSE, from the coding sequence ATGAAAAAAACGATCATGGCCTCTGCGCTAAGTACAGTATTGCTGCTCGGCGCCTGTTCAGGGGACGAAACAGCAGAACCTGAAACGGATCAGCAGGGTGAAGAGACGCAAAACGGAGAAAAATCAAAGGAGTCAAACAAGAATAAAGAAGAGAATCAGAAACAAAACACAGAATCATTCACTCTGCCTGCCGAAAGTGATTTTTATAAAGAAGCTTCTGATAAGCAGGTTGAACACATTCATGGAATCGGATATGCCGGCGGTAAAGATGCCGTATTTGCCGCAAGCCATGAAGGACTCATCGCTTACCAGGATGGCAAGTGGTATGAAACGAAGGAAGAAAATCACGACTATATGGGTTTCCAGGCTGTTGATTCCGGCTTTTTTGCGAGTGGTCATCCTGAATCAGGTTCTGACTTGAAAAATCCGCTCGGTCTGGTCAAAAGCGAAAACGGCGGTAAAAGCTTTGAGAAACAGGCCTTTTACGGGGAGACTGATTTCCATCATATGACGGCCGGCTATAACAATCATATGATTTATGTCGTCAATCAGCAGCCGAATTCAGAGCTGCAAAGCGGCGTTTATTACAGTGAAAATGAAGGGGAAAACTGGAAAGAAAGCAAGATTGAGGGATTCCCGGCAAAACCGGTTGCGTTATATGCGCATCCGCAAGAAAACAATAAAGTTGCAGTGGCAGCGGCTGATGGCATCTACCTTTCAGACGATTATGCCGACACGTTCAAGAAAGTGACAGAATCTTTCCCTGCTACCGCAATGGCTTTTAAGCCGGAAGGAGGATTTATTGCCGCAACCCTTAGGGACGAAAAAGCTGGACTTGCTGTTTATTCAAAAGAAAGCGAAAAGCAGAAAGACATAGCCCTTCCTGATATTTCCGATGATGTAATTTATTATGTTGCTGTCAGTCCGGAAAATCCGGAGGAGTTTGTCATATCGACGGAGCAGAATAACATGTATCAGACGAAGGATGCAGGTGAAAACTGGACACAACTCATGGATGCAGGAGAACTTTTAACATCTGAGTGA
- a CDS encoding SHOCT domain-containing protein — protein MHMWNGLGGWNWMMSLMGLFWIALIVLGFYLVYVFINGKGARRSDPVDILKERLARGEISEEEYDRLKEKLSER, from the coding sequence ATGCATATGTGGAATGGCCTCGGCGGCTGGAATTGGATGATGAGCCTTATGGGACTTTTCTGGATCGCATTGATTGTACTTGGGTTCTACCTGGTGTATGTCTTTATAAACGGGAAAGGAGCAAGGCGGAGCGACCCCGTTGATATTTTGAAGGAGAGGCTTGCAAGAGGGGAAATATCTGAAGAAGAATATGACAGGTTAAAAGAAAAATTATCAGAAAGATAA
- a CDS encoding SHOCT domain-containing protein, with protein sequence MGGGGMMNGGFGMTGGWFLPILVIILIAIGIIYFMNNNKENSGRTESSSLDILKERYAKGEISDEEYERKKAKLER encoded by the coding sequence ATGGGCGGCGGAGGTATGATGAACGGCGGCTTTGGTATGACTGGCGGCTGGTTTTTGCCGATTCTCGTCATTATTCTTATCGCAATCGGAATTATATACTTTATGAACAACAATAAAGAAAATAGCGGACGAACCGAATCAAGCTCACTGGATATATTGAAAGAACGCTACGCCAAAGGTGAGATTTCCGATGAAGAATACGAACGGAAAAAAGCCAAACTTGAAAGGTAA
- a CDS encoding sulfite exporter TauE/SafE family protein: protein MYDLFSRMSQVLSEPFLNMANSIDGVPILSAFVLGLIGALAPCQITGNLGAMTIYGNRSIQRGIAWREITFFVLGKVMVFTVLGLIVWALGREFQQTLTAFFPAARKLIGPLLIFIGLFMAGFIKLRGTIDLGFGSESLSKHRGSLGAFLMGASFSLAFCPTMFVLFFLTLMPLVLSASYGVILPGVFAIATSIPLLILIGLIWYLGGGGTFMKKSRKVGMIVQKIAGWLLILVGVLDTVTYWSI from the coding sequence GTGTATGACCTGTTCAGCAGGATGAGCCAGGTTTTGAGCGAGCCGTTTTTGAATATGGCAAACAGCATTGACGGCGTACCGATTCTTTCCGCATTTGTACTGGGGCTTATCGGTGCGCTTGCCCCCTGCCAGATTACCGGAAATCTTGGGGCGATGACAATTTACGGGAATCGTTCTATCCAGCGGGGTATTGCCTGGCGGGAAATCACGTTTTTTGTATTAGGAAAGGTGATGGTGTTTACGGTTCTTGGCCTGATTGTCTGGGCATTGGGAAGGGAATTCCAGCAAACGCTCACCGCATTTTTTCCGGCGGCCCGCAAACTGATCGGCCCGCTGCTTATCTTTATCGGCCTTTTCATGGCAGGATTTATTAAATTGAGAGGAACGATTGATCTCGGATTCGGTTCCGAATCTCTTTCAAAACATCGCGGAAGTCTGGGGGCATTTCTGATGGGAGCAAGTTTCTCACTTGCCTTTTGCCCGACTATGTTTGTTCTGTTCTTCCTCACACTGATGCCGCTTGTCCTATCGGCAAGTTACGGTGTGATTCTGCCGGGAGTGTTTGCGATTGCCACATCGATTCCGCTGCTTATATTGATAGGACTTATCTGGTACCTTGGCGGAGGCGGAACGTTTATGAAGAAAAGCCGTAAAGTGGGGATGATTGTCCAAAAAATTGCCGGCTGGCTGCTAATCTTGGTCGGTGTTCTGGATACAGTCACATACTGGTCTATATAA
- a CDS encoding response regulator transcription factor has translation MAQILLVDDEERMLDLLDLYLSPHGYSCFKAASGLEAVRLIEKEQGINLVLLDIMMPEMDGWKTAEMIREVRNIPIIMLTARDQKSDVVKGLQLGADDYITKPFDEEELLARIQAVLRRTQQTEEIEFNGLVWNGEKHELLYEGKSIRLTPKEFALVGILVKSPDRVFSREQLIEWVWGFDSDTEGRTVDSHVRNLREKVRKAGFPIDDYLQTVWGVGYKMTHSAASKQ, from the coding sequence ATGGCCCAAATTCTGCTGGTTGATGATGAGGAACGAATGCTTGATTTATTGGATCTGTATTTGTCACCGCATGGGTACAGCTGTTTCAAAGCGGCATCGGGCTTGGAGGCAGTCCGGCTCATAGAAAAAGAACAGGGAATCAATCTTGTGCTCCTTGATATCATGATGCCGGAAATGGATGGATGGAAAACAGCTGAAATGATCAGAGAAGTGCGTAATATCCCAATCATTATGCTGACGGCACGTGATCAAAAGAGTGATGTAGTCAAAGGCCTTCAGCTCGGAGCTGATGACTATATCACAAAACCTTTTGACGAAGAAGAACTGCTGGCCCGCATTCAAGCGGTGCTGAGGCGGACACAGCAGACAGAGGAAATCGAATTCAACGGCCTGGTATGGAATGGGGAAAAACATGAGCTCCTTTATGAGGGGAAATCAATCCGCCTTACACCGAAAGAGTTTGCCCTCGTCGGCATTCTGGTGAAAAGCCCTGACAGGGTGTTCAGCCGTGAACAGCTGATCGAATGGGTATGGGGATTTGATTCAGATACAGAGGGCCGCACAGTGGATTCCCATGTCCGGAACTTAAGAGAAAAAGTCAGGAAAGCCGGTTTTCCGATTGATGACTATTTGCAAACGGTATGGGGAGTCGGATACAAGATGACTCATTCAGCAGCCTCAAAGCAATAG